One part of the Mangrovibacillus cuniculi genome encodes these proteins:
- a CDS encoding thioredoxin family protein: MKKVLIFGGIIVAIFVAIGVLTSMQNSEKVSEDNPYKKDSLHPETVSQLDDPNYQNVILPEDLDSALENGDDVTVYFYSPLCQFCKQATPILMPVADSLGVEVQQYNLEEFKQGFGDYGIESTPTLVQFKNGKEVARIVGAQSAVEYENFLNTNSVE; the protein is encoded by the coding sequence ATGAAAAAAGTACTGATATTCGGCGGTATTATTGTAGCAATCTTTGTAGCTATCGGTGTTTTAACTTCAATGCAAAATAGTGAAAAAGTATCGGAGGATAATCCATACAAGAAAGATTCTCTTCACCCAGAAACAGTTAGTCAATTGGACGATCCGAATTACCAAAATGTTATCTTACCGGAAGATTTGGATAGCGCTCTTGAAAACGGAGATGATGTAACAGTTTATTTCTACTCTCCACTTTGCCAGTTTTGTAAGCAAGCAACGCCAATCTTAATGCCTGTAGCGGATTCACTTGGTGTTGAGGTGCAGCAATATAATTTAGAAGAATTTAAACAAGGCTTCGGTGATTATGGAATTGAAAGTACTCCTACGCTAGTGCAATTTAAAAACGGTAAAGAAGTAGCACGTATCGTTGGTGCGCAGTCGGCTGTCGAGTATGAGAACTTCTTGAATACGAATTCAGTGGAATAA
- a CDS encoding disulfide oxidoreductase, whose protein sequence is MSGDKRNENYLLFGFGVALIATLGSLYFSEIRMYEPCLLCWYQRILMYPQVILFAIATAKKDASVAMYTVVLSGMGILLSGYHYALQKLTFLQESAPACGQVSCIGAYINWLGFITIPFLALTAFILIFVVSLVIIKKGNQN, encoded by the coding sequence ATGTCTGGAGATAAAAGGAATGAGAACTACCTCCTGTTTGGGTTTGGTGTGGCATTGATTGCAACGCTTGGTAGTCTTTACTTCTCTGAAATTAGAATGTACGAACCCTGTTTATTATGTTGGTATCAAAGGATTCTAATGTACCCTCAAGTAATTTTGTTTGCGATTGCCACGGCGAAAAAAGATGCGTCGGTTGCGATGTACACGGTAGTTTTATCTGGGATGGGTATTTTATTATCTGGTTACCACTACGCGCTGCAGAAGCTCACTTTTCTTCAAGAAAGTGCTCCAGCTTGTGGACAAGTATCATGTATCGGTGCATACATAAATTGGTTAGGTTTTATCACTATTCCATTTCTAGCATTAACGGCATTTATCTTGATTTTTGTAGTAAGTTTAGTCATCATAAAAAAAGGAAATCAAAATTAA
- a CDS encoding glycoside hydrolase family 13 protein, with the protein MSKQWWKQSVVYQIYPRSFNDSNGDGIGDIPGIIEKLDYLQKLGVDVVWLSPVYESPNDDNGYDISDYRKIMDEFGTMEDWENMLAEMHKRGIKLVMDLVVNHSSDEHAWFVESRKSKDNPYRDYYIWREGKDGKEPNNWESAFSGSAWKYDEQTDEYFLHLFSQKQPDLNWENPTLREEVYDMMRFWFEKGIDGFRMDVVNFISKVPGLPDAPNPNGRKYAPGGDYYMNGPRIHEFLHEMHQEVMAKYDCMTVGEMPGVTPEEAILYTGEGRDEVNMVFQFEHMDVDSGPGGKWDVIPMDLVKLKEILTKWQVGLHGKGWNSLYWNNHDQPRIVSRLGNDSEYRVRSAKMLATILHMMQGTPYIYQGEEIGMTNVRFDSIEEYEDIETLNMFKEKREEGKSVEAIMETIYVKGRDNARTPMQWDATENGGFTSGKPWLKVNPNFSSINVVSALEDPNSVFYYYQTLIKLRKELEIIVEGDFEILEADHPSLYTYVRRFNGETLVVAANVSNEANEFVVPEAISLENGEVLLHNMEDAPSVERNMTLAPWEARVYYMK; encoded by the coding sequence ATGTCAAAACAATGGTGGAAACAATCAGTTGTTTATCAGATTTACCCTAGATCATTCAATGATTCAAATGGAGATGGAATTGGTGATATTCCAGGAATTATTGAGAAATTAGATTATTTACAAAAGCTTGGAGTTGACGTTGTTTGGCTGTCCCCAGTGTACGAATCTCCAAATGATGACAATGGATATGACATTTCAGACTATCGCAAAATTATGGATGAGTTTGGAACAATGGAAGATTGGGAGAACATGCTAGCGGAAATGCATAAGCGCGGCATCAAACTCGTAATGGATCTTGTGGTTAACCATTCATCAGACGAACATGCTTGGTTCGTCGAGTCTCGCAAATCTAAAGATAACCCTTATCGTGACTACTACATCTGGCGTGAAGGAAAAGACGGGAAAGAACCAAACAACTGGGAATCGGCATTCAGTGGTTCTGCCTGGAAGTATGATGAGCAAACAGATGAATATTTCTTACACTTGTTCTCACAAAAACAACCAGATCTAAACTGGGAAAATCCAACATTACGTGAAGAAGTTTACGATATGATGCGTTTCTGGTTTGAAAAAGGCATCGATGGTTTCCGTATGGATGTCGTTAACTTTATTTCAAAAGTTCCTGGATTACCAGATGCTCCAAATCCAAATGGCCGTAAGTATGCTCCAGGTGGCGATTACTACATGAACGGACCACGAATTCATGAGTTTTTACATGAAATGCATCAAGAAGTTATGGCTAAATATGACTGTATGACGGTGGGAGAAATGCCAGGAGTTACGCCGGAAGAAGCAATTCTCTACACTGGCGAAGGTCGCGATGAAGTAAACATGGTATTCCAATTCGAACATATGGATGTCGATTCAGGGCCTGGTGGCAAGTGGGATGTGATTCCTATGGACCTAGTGAAGTTAAAAGAGATTTTAACAAAATGGCAAGTAGGACTTCATGGAAAAGGATGGAACAGTCTATATTGGAACAACCATGACCAACCTCGTATCGTTTCTCGTTTAGGTAACGACAGTGAATATCGCGTACGTTCTGCGAAAATGCTTGCGACAATTCTTCATATGATGCAAGGTACCCCGTACATTTATCAAGGTGAGGAAATCGGTATGACGAACGTTCGCTTTGATTCCATTGAGGAGTATGAGGATATTGAGACGTTGAACATGTTCAAAGAAAAGCGCGAAGAAGGTAAGTCTGTCGAAGCGATTATGGAAACAATTTATGTTAAGGGGCGTGACAACGCTAGAACTCCGATGCAGTGGGATGCCACAGAAAACGGAGGATTCACAAGTGGAAAACCTTGGCTGAAAGTAAATCCGAACTTCTCATCGATCAACGTTGTGTCGGCATTAGAGGATCCAAACTCTGTATTCTATTACTATCAAACGCTAATCAAACTTCGTAAAGAATTAGAGATTATCGTGGAAGGAGACTTCGAAATCTTAGAAGCAGATCATCCAAGTCTTTACACATATGTGAGAAGATTTAATGGAGAAACATTGGTGGTTGCTGCGAACGTTTCAAACGAAGCAAATGAATTCGTAGTGCCAGAAGCTATTTCTTTAGAAAACGGAGAAGTGCTGCTTCATAATATGGAGGATGCTCCTTCAGTGGAAAGAAATATGACCTTAGCTCCTTGGGAAGCTCGTGTTTATTATATGAAGTAA
- a CDS encoding IS3 family transposase (programmed frameshift), protein MSQFSKEQKLLAVYRYQTENVSYRSLSKELGIDPSVLRHWVALVHYHGDTAFSFPYTNYSSAFKLKVIKSVKGLDYSIRKAAAIFQIPDPSMVRKWIRKWESQGSQAFQEEVRLVDMTKSKNTKQDKQSNPSIEELQKELDYLRMENAYLKKLKGLSSGKITKEMKAKVIYELRHEFPVKDLVKVARISRSTYYFIVKCWQRKDPDRKWKRRIKFIYKKHKGRLGYRRITDILQEKGHCINKKKVYRIMGDLGLRCIVRMKKYQSYISGFGKASENILNRNFHASKPNQKWVTDITEFKLFGQKLYFSPILDLFNGEIISYTLQTRPTYDLVENMMLQALTHKKTSDDLLIHSDQGWHYRMPQYRRLLKDHNITQSMSRKGNCYDNAVIENFFGIFKSEFIQLEQFESVEHFIHELENYIFYYNHLRIKSKLNKKSPVAYRRNYEQAA, encoded by the exons TTGTCCCAATTTTCTAAAGAACAAAAGTTACTTGCTGTTTATCGATATCAAACTGAAAATGTAAGTTATCGCTCGTTATCCAAAGAACTAGGAATTGATCCTTCGGTCCTTCGACATTGGGTGGCATTAGTTCACTATCATGGAGATACTGCGTTTTCCTTTCCCTATACAAACTATTCTTCAGCCTTTAAACTAAAAGTAATTAAATCCGTTAAAGGCTTGGACTATTCTATTAGGAAAGCAGCTGCTATTTTTCAAATTCCTGATCCTTCTATGGTGCGTAAATGGATTAGGAAGTGGGAAAGTCAAGGATCCCAAGCCTTTCAAGAAGAAGTGAGGCTAGTAGACATGACCAAATCAAAAAATACCAAACAAGATAAACAATCAAATCCATCAATAGAAGAACTTCAAAAAGAACTGGATTATCTGAGAATGGAAAATGCTTATTTAAAAAAGTTGAAAG GCCTTAGTTCAGGAAAAATCACCAAAGAAATGAAAGCCAAGGTAATATATGAACTAAGGCATGAATTCCCCGTTAAAGACCTAGTTAAAGTAGCTAGAATTTCAAGAAGCACTTACTATTTCATTGTGAAGTGTTGGCAAAGAAAAGATCCTGATCGAAAATGGAAACGACGCATTAAATTCATCTATAAAAAACATAAAGGTCGATTAGGATATAGACGAATTACAGACATTCTCCAAGAAAAGGGTCACTGTATAAACAAAAAGAAAGTCTATCGTATCATGGGTGATTTGGGGTTACGCTGTATAGTAAGAATGAAAAAATATCAATCGTACATCAGTGGGTTTGGAAAAGCTTCTGAAAACATATTAAATCGTAATTTCCATGCCTCAAAGCCCAATCAAAAATGGGTGACAGATATTACGGAATTTAAACTATTTGGACAGAAACTATATTTCTCACCTATATTAGATTTATTTAATGGTGAGATTATTTCCTATACCCTTCAAACAAGACCGACATACGATCTAGTAGAAAATATGATGCTCCAAGCCCTTACTCATAAAAAAACAAGTGATGATTTATTAATTCACTCAGATCAGGGGTGGCATTATCGAATGCCCCAATATCGTCGATTATTGAAAGATCACAATATCACCCAAAGTATGTCTAGAAAAGGAAACTGTTACGATAACGCAGTTATAGAGAACTTCTTTGGGATATTTAAATCAGAATTTATACAGTTAGAACAATTTGAAAGTGTAGAGCACTTCATACATGAATTAGAAAACTACATTTTTTACTACAATCACTTAAGAATTAAATCTAAACTAAATAAAAAAAGCCCAGTTGCCTATAGAAGAAATTATGAGCAAGCTGCTTAA
- a CDS encoding TetR/AcrR family transcriptional regulator, producing the protein MDGYERRTRLKQKKILDTAFALFSEKGIQKVKIQDIAAAAEVSQVTIYNYFSSKETLVVETIKHYLDQQLTAFDAILQSELPYEEKWNALFQMKIEQTSKLSPDFTRELLSENEAAVALLMDYSKNVVIPAFLSFIDTGKEVGYISTSISNQTILFVLDSLTQNVGQASSGLQSQEDVEKFTKEMNQFFFYGIRGR; encoded by the coding sequence ATGGACGGGTACGAAAGACGAACACGATTAAAACAGAAGAAAATTCTTGATACTGCCTTTGCTTTGTTTTCGGAAAAAGGCATACAAAAAGTGAAGATACAAGACATTGCCGCTGCGGCAGAAGTGTCGCAGGTTACGATATATAATTATTTTTCTAGTAAAGAAACACTTGTTGTGGAAACAATTAAGCATTACTTAGATCAACAGTTAACAGCGTTTGATGCCATATTGCAGAGCGAGCTACCTTATGAAGAAAAATGGAATGCCCTTTTTCAAATGAAGATAGAGCAAACAAGCAAGCTAAGCCCTGATTTCACACGAGAATTACTTTCGGAAAATGAAGCAGCCGTAGCACTTTTAATGGACTATTCAAAAAATGTCGTGATTCCAGCGTTTCTATCATTCATCGATACAGGAAAAGAAGTCGGCTACATCTCTACTTCTATTTCAAATCAGACCATTCTATTCGTCCTTGATTCATTAACACAGAACGTTGGACAAGCATCAAGTGGATTACAAAGCCAGGAAGACGTTGAAAAGTTTACGAAGGAAATGAATCAGTTTTTCTTTTATGGGATACGCGGACGATGA
- a CDS encoding bifunctional GNAT family N-acetyltransferase/carbon-nitrogen hydrolase family protein, whose product MTHELDLSQFEKKMIIRNMEFSDIEQIIQLQNECFPGMDPWKVSHLESHLSIFREGQIVAELDGKIIGSCSSLIINFDEYDDRHTWDDITDNGYIRNHNPDGYNLYGIEVMVHPDFRRMKIGHRLYEARKELARELNLKSIIIGGRIPNYHKHADEMSAREYVNSVSLHKIYDPVLSFQLLNGFTLMRINPNYLPDDKKSHKYATLMEWNNVDYRPTSKRHFKTSYPVRICVVQYLMRQIKSFEDFANQVEYFTDVASDAKSDFVVFPEIFTTQLMSFMEERAPSLAIRRITEYTEEYIELFTDLAVRYNVNIIGGSHFVKEENDEIYNISYLFRRDGTIEKQYKIHITPNERKWWGISAGDQVQVFDTDCGKIAIQICYDIEFPELARIATDKGAKIIFTPFCTEDRQGYLRVRYCAQARAVENQVYTVISGTVGNLPQTDNMDIQYAQSGIFAPSDFEFARDGIVGETNPNIEMVLIGDVDLEILARQRQDGTVRQLKDRRHDVYSIHYKK is encoded by the coding sequence ATGACACATGAATTGGACTTATCACAATTTGAGAAAAAGATGATTATCCGTAATATGGAATTTTCTGATATAGAGCAAATTATTCAATTGCAAAACGAATGTTTTCCAGGAATGGATCCTTGGAAAGTTTCCCATCTTGAGAGCCATTTATCCATTTTCCGAGAAGGACAGATTGTAGCGGAGTTAGACGGAAAAATTATTGGTTCTTGCTCTAGCTTAATTATCAATTTTGATGAGTACGATGACCGCCATACGTGGGATGATATTACGGACAATGGTTATATCCGTAATCATAATCCAGATGGATACAATCTTTATGGAATTGAAGTCATGGTGCATCCAGACTTTAGACGTATGAAGATTGGTCACCGTTTATATGAAGCTCGAAAAGAGTTAGCGCGCGAGCTAAATTTAAAGAGTATTATTATCGGAGGAAGAATTCCGAATTATCATAAACATGCAGATGAGATGTCTGCTAGAGAGTATGTGAACTCGGTTTCCCTACATAAAATTTATGATCCAGTGCTATCGTTTCAGTTGTTAAATGGTTTTACGCTGATGCGTATTAATCCTAACTATCTACCGGATGATAAAAAATCGCATAAATACGCGACCTTGATGGAATGGAACAACGTTGATTACCGCCCAACGTCCAAACGTCATTTTAAAACAAGTTATCCAGTACGAATTTGTGTCGTGCAATATTTAATGAGGCAAATCAAAAGCTTTGAGGATTTTGCCAATCAAGTGGAGTACTTTACTGATGTAGCTTCAGATGCGAAATCAGATTTCGTCGTATTCCCTGAAATTTTCACCACTCAGCTAATGTCGTTTATGGAAGAGCGGGCACCGTCGCTTGCTATCAGACGTATTACGGAATATACCGAAGAATACATTGAATTATTTACAGACCTAGCTGTGCGCTACAACGTAAATATCATTGGTGGTTCTCATTTTGTAAAAGAGGAAAACGATGAGATTTACAATATTTCTTATCTGTTTCGTCGTGATGGAACGATTGAAAAACAGTACAAAATTCATATCACTCCAAACGAACGTAAATGGTGGGGAATTTCTGCAGGAGATCAAGTTCAGGTGTTTGATACGGACTGTGGAAAGATTGCTATTCAAATTTGTTACGATATCGAATTCCCAGAGCTTGCACGTATTGCGACAGACAAAGGAGCGAAGATTATCTTCACGCCATTCTGTACCGAAGATCGACAAGGGTATCTGCGCGTTCGATATTGTGCCCAAGCCCGTGCGGTAGAAAATCAAGTTTACACCGTCATCTCCGGAACAGTCGGAAACCTGCCGCAAACAGATAACATGGATATCCAATATGCACAATCCGGAATCTTTGCACCATCAGATTTTGAATTTGCGAGAGACGGCATCGTCGGTGAAACGAATCCGAACATTGAAATGGTACTGATTGGGGATGTTGACCTAGAAATCTTAGCGAGACAACGCCAAGATGGAACGGTTCGTCAACTAAAGGATCGTCGCCATGATGTGTATAGTATTCATTATAAAAAATAA
- a CDS encoding phospho-sugar mutase: MLNWKEVAKRWSESALVDAELKRELAELEQNPAQLEDAFYRDLEFGTGGMRGVMGIGTNRMNVLTIRKASLGLAHFILHKGEEAKNRGVVIAYDSRHQSYEFALEAATTLASNGIKTYVFQSLRPTPQLSFTLRHLKAFSGIVITASHNPPEYNGFKVYGEDGAQLEPISADEVIDYVRNCPSEVEIEVGDRDALMAEGLIQLLDENYDEPYVSELTNVLLQPALENKEKLSVVFTPLHGTATAPLMKAFERTGYANVQTVEEQVVVDPNFSTVKSPNPEEKEAFTLAMEKGKKVNADLLLATDPDADRLGCAVKTENGDYTLLTGNQTGAVLLHYILSQRAKNNTLPENGIVFKTIVTSELGRKVAAHFGIPTEDVLTGFKFIGEKIRLYQASGEHTFLFGYEESYGYLLADFARDKDALQAAVMLVEAAAYYQQQGLTLVDVLHELYELHGFHIEALTSVTLKGKDGLAQMGAMMESLRHEPVTQVGDTAVVAVEDYQLQKRFDLATDEQTDLTLPPSNVIKLFLEDGTWICVRPSGTEPKIKYYYSVQANSGQEAEAKLAEFKQTFEQHMTGLSTIS, from the coding sequence ATGTTAAATTGGAAAGAAGTTGCAAAGCGTTGGAGTGAAAGCGCTTTGGTAGATGCTGAACTAAAGAGAGAACTAGCAGAACTAGAACAAAACCCTGCACAGTTAGAAGATGCATTTTATCGCGATTTAGAATTCGGAACTGGCGGAATGCGCGGTGTTATGGGTATTGGAACGAATCGAATGAACGTGTTAACCATTCGAAAAGCATCCCTAGGATTAGCTCATTTTATTTTACATAAAGGGGAAGAGGCGAAGAACCGTGGTGTAGTGATTGCCTACGATAGTCGTCATCAATCGTATGAATTCGCACTAGAAGCAGCGACAACGCTTGCTTCAAACGGCATAAAAACGTATGTGTTCCAATCACTTCGTCCAACGCCACAACTTTCTTTCACGCTTCGCCACCTAAAAGCGTTTAGCGGAATTGTTATAACAGCAAGTCACAACCCGCCGGAATATAACGGGTTTAAAGTATATGGTGAAGACGGTGCTCAACTAGAGCCTATCTCTGCCGATGAAGTAATTGACTATGTGCGTAACTGTCCATCAGAAGTAGAAATTGAAGTGGGAGACCGAGATGCATTAATGGCAGAAGGTCTTATCCAGTTGTTAGATGAAAACTATGATGAGCCTTACGTGTCGGAACTAACCAACGTATTGCTGCAACCTGCTCTCGAAAATAAAGAGAAATTGTCGGTCGTTTTCACGCCACTTCATGGTACAGCAACTGCGCCATTGATGAAAGCTTTCGAGCGAACAGGCTATGCCAATGTTCAAACGGTAGAAGAGCAAGTCGTAGTAGATCCAAACTTCTCTACGGTCAAATCTCCTAACCCGGAAGAAAAAGAAGCGTTTACGTTAGCGATGGAAAAAGGAAAGAAAGTAAATGCTGATTTACTTTTAGCAACGGATCCGGATGCTGATCGTTTGGGTTGCGCGGTGAAAACAGAAAACGGAGATTACACGCTTCTAACTGGTAACCAAACAGGAGCAGTGCTTCTTCATTACATTTTATCGCAGCGTGCGAAGAACAATACCTTACCGGAAAACGGCATTGTGTTTAAGACCATTGTTACATCTGAGTTAGGGAGAAAAGTGGCTGCACACTTTGGAATTCCGACTGAAGACGTATTAACTGGTTTCAAGTTTATTGGAGAAAAGATCCGCCTGTATCAAGCAAGCGGAGAGCACACTTTCTTGTTTGGTTATGAAGAAAGCTATGGCTACTTACTAGCAGATTTTGCTCGTGACAAAGATGCACTACAAGCTGCTGTTATGTTAGTAGAAGCTGCTGCTTACTACCAACAACAAGGGCTAACATTAGTAGATGTGTTACATGAATTATATGAATTGCATGGATTTCATATCGAAGCATTGACGTCTGTGACGTTAAAAGGGAAAGACGGCTTAGCGCAAATGGGTGCAATGATGGAGAGTTTACGTCACGAACCAGTAACGCAAGTAGGTGACACGGCAGTAGTTGCGGTAGAAGACTACCAATTACAGAAGCGCTTTGATTTAGCAACAGATGAACAAACAGATTTAACGTTACCACCTTCCAATGTTATTAAACTTTTCTTAGAAGATGGAACTTGGATTTGTGTTCGTCCATCTGGCACAGAGCCAAAAATTAAATATTATTATTCTGTGCAAGCAAACAGCGGACAGGAAGCGGAAGCGAAGCTAGCAGAATTTAAACAAACGTTTGAACAACATATGACGGGGTTAAGTACAATCTCGTAA
- a CDS encoding GAF domain-containing sensor histidine kinase, with the protein MKRTTMSNEQWQVLKDIAERLNGETELQPMLQGVLQQLLPLTGLTTGWIFLIDERGKHTLTASVNLPPALEKTGCDALKRGGCWCVDRFKNGTLHKATNLIHCKRIEEAIQDNECEVDDIVDHATVPLQAGGERFGILNVASPGKTDLSKEELALLESVALQIGSAIKRVQLTAQEKEVALVAERNRLARDLHDSVNQLLFSMNLTAKAGSMMQDVEQSKDAFGTIQHLAQEAIHEMRSLIWQLRPKGLEQGIVQAITTYADLISLPVKVKQDGVADIPSPIEERLWRISQEALNNAKKHADADKVWITIQKERDSVTFTIEDNGIGFDMSALDSLPTVGLSGMKERIEEAGGSFELESAIGRGTTIQATIPF; encoded by the coding sequence GTGAAGCGGACTACGATGAGTAATGAGCAGTGGCAAGTGTTAAAGGATATTGCTGAGCGACTTAATGGGGAAACGGAATTGCAGCCAATGCTGCAAGGAGTTCTTCAGCAACTACTTCCATTGACTGGCCTGACGACAGGTTGGATTTTTCTTATAGATGAGCGTGGCAAGCATACGCTAACGGCTTCGGTTAATTTGCCTCCAGCGTTAGAGAAAACAGGTTGCGACGCATTGAAACGTGGCGGTTGCTGGTGTGTGGATCGATTTAAAAATGGTACCTTGCATAAAGCGACGAATCTAATTCATTGCAAACGAATTGAGGAAGCGATTCAGGATAATGAATGTGAAGTGGATGATATTGTGGATCATGCAACCGTTCCATTGCAAGCAGGTGGCGAGAGATTTGGTATTTTAAATGTTGCATCTCCTGGAAAGACAGATTTAAGTAAGGAAGAATTAGCATTATTAGAATCTGTTGCCTTGCAAATTGGATCCGCAATCAAACGAGTACAGTTGACGGCACAAGAAAAAGAAGTTGCACTGGTAGCAGAACGAAATCGACTAGCTAGAGATCTACACGATTCCGTCAATCAATTGCTGTTTTCAATGAACTTAACAGCAAAAGCTGGATCTATGATGCAAGATGTTGAACAAAGTAAGGATGCATTTGGGACCATTCAACATTTAGCACAAGAAGCCATTCATGAAATGCGGTCCCTTATTTGGCAGCTTCGTCCGAAAGGGTTAGAACAAGGAATTGTGCAAGCAATTACGACCTATGCGGATCTTATTAGTTTACCAGTCAAAGTCAAACAAGATGGCGTAGCAGATATTCCCTCCCCTATTGAAGAAAGATTGTGGAGAATTTCGCAGGAAGCGTTAAATAATGCAAAGAAGCATGCAGATGCAGATAAAGTCTGGATTACCATTCAAAAAGAGCGCGATTCCGTCACTTTTACAATAGAAGATAACGGAATTGGTTTTGATATGAGTGCCCTAGATTCCTTGCCAACAGTAGGGTTATCAGGCATGAAAGAACGAATAGAGGAAGCGGGAGGATCGTTTGAACTAGAGTCAGCCATTGGACGCGGCACAACGATTCAAGCGACGATTCCATTTTAG
- a CDS encoding response regulator transcription factor, with the protein MTSILIVDDHHVVRQGLRFFLQTQEDFRIVGEAENGQEAVGKVKELQPDIVLMDLMMPVLDGIGATKVIKESFPSVKVMVLTSFSEYDQVIPAMEAGANGYQLKDIEPDDLVTAIRKMVKGENSIHQKATDQLVNRMTNIDKQSVLFNRLTTREKDVLLEMAEGKSNKEIADALFISEKTVKTHVSHLLNKLEVSDRTQAALLAVKYNLHQKHVRSE; encoded by the coding sequence ATGACGAGTATTTTAATCGTGGATGACCATCATGTCGTCCGTCAAGGTCTTCGCTTTTTCTTACAAACACAAGAGGATTTTCGCATCGTTGGAGAAGCAGAGAATGGCCAAGAAGCAGTGGGAAAAGTGAAAGAGTTGCAACCAGATATCGTGTTAATGGATTTAATGATGCCTGTTCTTGATGGAATTGGCGCGACAAAAGTGATTAAAGAGTCTTTTCCGAGTGTAAAAGTTATGGTACTGACGAGTTTTTCGGAATACGATCAAGTAATACCTGCGATGGAAGCGGGAGCGAATGGTTATCAGTTGAAAGATATTGAACCGGATGATTTAGTGACTGCTATTCGCAAGATGGTAAAAGGGGAAAATTCTATCCATCAAAAAGCAACGGATCAATTAGTCAACCGAATGACGAACATCGATAAGCAGTCAGTACTTTTCAACAGATTAACCACAAGAGAAAAGGATGTCTTGTTAGAGATGGCCGAGGGGAAAAGCAATAAAGAGATTGCAGACGCTTTATTCATCTCAGAGAAGACTGTGAAGACACACGTCTCTCACTTGTTAAATAAACTAGAAGTCAGTGATCGAACGCAAGCAGCATTGTTAGCGGTAAAGTATAACTTGCATCAAAAGCATGTTCGATCGGAGTAG
- a CDS encoding NADPH-dependent FMN reductase: MNVLVISASPRTIGRTGVVGRYLKNSYDVELMDLAKNPLPLYTGEPAQAESEQIKDFRKKVLDADGIVLVSPEYHGAMSGAAKNALDFLSADHFRYKATAIMVCAGGGKGGINALGNMRTTLRSLYANTIPTQMVLDPVDIDRENDTLMEGIVPKVQGLMEEFFYYTQAGIEIRKAKAKG; this comes from the coding sequence ATGAATGTTTTAGTCATCAGTGCGAGCCCAAGAACGATTGGTAGAACAGGTGTGGTGGGAAGATACCTGAAAAATTCGTACGACGTAGAATTGATGGACTTGGCGAAAAATCCATTACCTTTATATACAGGGGAGCCAGCTCAGGCAGAGAGTGAGCAGATTAAAGATTTTCGTAAAAAAGTGCTGGATGCGGACGGAATTGTGCTTGTTTCACCCGAATATCACGGTGCGATGAGTGGTGCAGCGAAAAATGCATTAGATTTCTTAAGTGCTGATCACTTCCGATATAAAGCAACGGCGATTATGGTTTGTGCTGGAGGCGGAAAAGGTGGAATTAATGCGCTTGGAAACATGCGTACGACCCTTCGCTCATTGTATGCAAATACGATTCCCACGCAGATGGTTTTAGACCCTGTTGATATTGACCGAGAGAATGATACGTTGATGGAAGGCATTGTTCCAAAGGTGCAGGGGTTAATGGAGGAGTTCTTTTACTATACGCAAGCTGGGATAGAGATTCGTAAAGCGAAGGCGAAAGGTTAA
- a CDS encoding YhdB family protein, which produces MNRLDYDRALYYAHRSQWDNLLLLMVRTDDDLLSKRIGHLLHAYHFSNDYTVIERKMFGLLRYIDHANEQVDEEWMTGMDDSSVGTSYPD; this is translated from the coding sequence ATGAACAGATTAGATTATGACCGTGCATTGTATTATGCGCATCGCTCCCAATGGGACAACCTTTTACTATTGATGGTTCGTACAGATGATGATTTATTATCAAAGCGAATCGGACATTTGCTACATGCTTATCATTTTTCCAACGATTACACCGTAATAGAGCGAAAGATGTTTGGATTGTTACGCTACATCGACCATGCAAATGAGCAAGTCGATGAAGAATGGATGACTGGAATGGATGATAGCTCTGTGGGAACGAGCTATCCGGATTAA